A single window of Nicotiana sylvestris chromosome 5, ASM39365v2, whole genome shotgun sequence DNA harbors:
- the LOC138868808 gene encoding uncharacterized protein yields MEESTNDLLKKLLIDNQQLKTDFRNLERQMGQLATNQNTRPAGALPSNTEKNPQVNAVTLRNGRELDEVPKKKKDKPIPEGELIPKVTHEPKNDAEIPELVEAPRPPPPFLQRLQKKNDDRMFTKFLSMLSQTVAHTEECTSRVQNKLPQKLKDPGSFTIPVRIGNIDMGRAICDLEASINIMPLSLFKQLGLGDPRPNTVMLQLADRSIAHPEGVIEDVLLHIGKFIFPADFIILDYEADEMVPIILGRPLLATCDAIIKVREGKMILREDDKEVVFNVYKAIQLPRHYEELSMISVVEADEKIHYPSVYLDDSLEKEEKLLRVLREHKRALGWTMSDIKGISPAFCMHKILMEDRHKPSVEQQR; encoded by the exons ATGGAAGAAAGCACTAATGATTTGCTGAAGAAGttgttgattgacaatcagcAACTCAAGACCGACTTCAGAAATCTTGAAAGGCAAATGGGGCAGTTAGCAACAAATCAAAACACTAGACCTGCAGGCGCTCTCCCCAGTAATACAGAAAAGAACCCTCAAGTGAATGCAGTTACACTTAGAAACGGGAGGGAGCTAGATGAAgtgccaaagaaaaagaaagacaagcCCATACCTGAGGGAGAGTTGATCCCTAAAGTGACTCACGAGCCAAAGAATGATGCTGAAATTCCAGAGTTAGTGGAGGCcccaaggccaccaccacctttcctccagagattgcagaaaaagaatgatgatcgcatgttcacaaaatttctctctatgttgagccaG ACAGTGGCACAtactgaggagtgcacttcaagagtccaaaataagctccctcaaaagcttaaggatcctggcAGCTTCACGATTCCTGTGCGCATTGGTAATATTGATATGGGTCGTGCTATTTGCGATTTGGAGGCGAGCATAAATATTATGCCCCTGTCTTTGTTCAAGCAATTGGGCCTGGGAGATCCAAGGCCCAATACTGTGATGTTGCAGCTGGCTGATAGATCGATAGCACACCCTgaaggggtgattgaagatgtgttgcTGCATATTGGGAAGTTCATATTCCCTGCTGATTTCATTATCCTCGATTATGAGGCTGATGAaatggttccaatcatattgggtcGACCTCTCTTAGCTACATGTGATGCAATTATCAAAGTGAGAGAGGGAAAGATGATTTTGAGGGAAGATGACAAGGAAGTAGTTTTTAATGTCTACAAAGCAATCCAACTTCCCCGCCACTATGAGGAGCTCTCAATGATATCTGTTGTTGAGGCTGATGAGAAAATTCATTATCCAAGTGTATATCTAGACGATTCTCTGGAGAAA GAAGAAAAGCTGTTGAGAGTGCTACGTGAGCACAAGCGAGCACTTGGGTGGACGATGTCTGACATTAAGGGCATTAGCCCAGctttttgcatgcacaaaatcctcatggaggacaGACACAAGCCCAGTGTAGAGCAACAACGCTGA